A window from Pseudomonas sp. Tri1 encodes these proteins:
- a CDS encoding phosphotransferase, producing the protein MPDQDVRLQHLKVWLDEQLPILFTQQGWGAVPPATLTAASSDASFRRYFRWKGEDRSFIVMDAPPPQENCKPFVDIAFLLAKSGINVPKIYAEDLDRGFLLLNDLGNQTYLDVINADNADDLFRDALQALLAFQQLPMVAPLPSYDVALLRRELELFPEWYVKRELGVEFDSAQQQLWQQVSDLLIDSALAQPKVLVHRDYMPRNLMLSEPNPGVLDFQDAVYGPVTYDVTCLFKDAFLSWPEERVRGWLVDYWQQAGALGIPVQPDVEDFLRASDLMGVQRHLKVIGIFARICHRDGKPRYLGDVPRFFAYIDAVIARRPELAQLDELLCSLRQATGATA; encoded by the coding sequence ATGCCCGACCAAGATGTACGCCTGCAACACCTGAAAGTTTGGCTCGATGAACAGCTGCCGATCCTCTTTACTCAACAGGGTTGGGGCGCCGTCCCCCCGGCCACGTTGACCGCGGCCAGCAGCGACGCGAGTTTTCGTCGTTATTTCCGTTGGAAAGGCGAGGACCGCAGTTTCATCGTGATGGATGCGCCACCGCCCCAGGAAAACTGCAAACCTTTCGTGGATATCGCGTTTTTGCTGGCGAAATCCGGTATCAATGTGCCAAAAATTTATGCCGAGGACCTCGATCGCGGATTTCTTTTGCTCAATGACCTGGGCAACCAGACCTATCTGGATGTGATCAACGCCGACAATGCCGACGATCTATTCCGCGATGCGCTGCAAGCTTTGCTGGCTTTCCAGCAACTGCCGATGGTGGCGCCGTTGCCCAGCTACGACGTCGCCTTGCTACGTCGGGAGCTGGAGTTGTTCCCCGAGTGGTACGTCAAGCGTGAGTTGGGTGTCGAGTTCGATTCGGCCCAGCAGCAGCTCTGGCAGCAGGTTTCCGATCTGCTGATCGACAGCGCCCTGGCCCAGCCCAAAGTGCTGGTGCACCGCGACTACATGCCGCGCAACCTGATGCTCAGCGAGCCGAACCCCGGCGTGCTGGATTTCCAGGATGCGGTCTATGGCCCCGTCACCTACGACGTGACTTGTCTGTTCAAGGACGCTTTCCTCAGTTGGCCCGAGGAGCGTGTGCGTGGCTGGTTGGTGGATTACTGGCAGCAGGCCGGCGCGCTTGGCATTCCAGTCCAGCCGGATGTCGAGGACTTCCTGCGGGCCAGCGATTTGATGGGTGTGCAGCGTCATCTCAAGGTCATCGGGATTTTCGCGCGCATTTGCCATCGCGACGGCAAACCGCGGTATCTGGGCGATGTGCCGCGCTTCTTTGCTTATATAGACGCGGTCATCGCTCGCCGTCCTGAACTGGCGCAGCTCGATGAGCTGCTTTGCAGCCTGCGTCAAGCGACCGGGGCGACGGCATGA
- the murU gene encoding N-acetylmuramate alpha-1-phosphate uridylyltransferase MurU, with amino-acid sequence MKAMILAAGKGERMRPLTLTTPKPLIRVGGVPLIEYHLRALAKAGFTDIVINHAWLGQQIEDYLGDGSRFGVSIHFSPEGEPLETGGGIFRALPLLGDEAFVVVNGDIWTDYDFSALRRPLEGLAHLVLVDNPEHHPGGDFILADGKAHDGEPAADKLTYSGIAVLHPLLFDGCSDGAFKLAPLLRKAMAEGRVSGELLKGRWVDVGTHERLAQVETLIEASG; translated from the coding sequence ATGAAGGCGATGATCCTGGCGGCGGGCAAGGGGGAGCGCATGCGGCCCCTGACCCTCACCACACCCAAGCCGTTGATTCGCGTTGGCGGCGTTCCTTTGATCGAATATCACCTGCGGGCCTTGGCCAAGGCCGGGTTCACCGACATTGTGATCAATCATGCCTGGCTCGGTCAGCAGATCGAAGACTACCTGGGGGACGGTTCGCGCTTTGGCGTGAGCATTCATTTCTCGCCCGAAGGTGAGCCGCTGGAAACTGGCGGTGGAATTTTCCGAGCCTTGCCGCTGCTGGGCGATGAAGCGTTTGTGGTGGTCAATGGCGATATCTGGACCGACTACGATTTCAGTGCTTTGCGCCGGCCGCTCGAAGGGCTGGCGCACCTGGTGTTGGTGGACAATCCAGAACACCACCCGGGTGGCGATTTCATCCTGGCCGACGGAAAGGCTCACGATGGTGAGCCCGCTGCCGACAAACTGACCTACAGCGGCATCGCCGTCCTGCACCCACTGTTGTTCGACGGCTGCTCGGACGGTGCGTTCAAGCTTGCACCACTGCTGCGCAAGGCCATGGCCGAGGGGCGCGTCAGTGGCGAGCTGCTGAAGGGCCGCTGGGTCGATGTCGGAACCCATGAACGTTTGGCGCAGGTCGAAACCTTGATAGAAGCGAGCGGTTGA
- a CDS encoding ABC transporter permease encodes MAIAVPLNAGTSPTLKQRLKHAERVNRWKAQALIAPLVLFLLLVFLVPIVALLFKSVSNPEVVGAMPRTVAAVAAWDGRGLPGEPVYKAASEDLAEARKNQTLGDLSKRLNMELAGYRSLLTKTARALPFASEPASYKEALENLDERWGDPAYWQVIRRNTSNVTPYYLLAAVDHRIDDLGELAPATPDQAIYLDIFTRTFWMGLVITAICLVLAYPLAYLLANLPSRQSNLLMILVLLPFWTSILVRVAAWIVLLQSGGLINSGLMAMGIIDKPLELVFNRTGVYISMVHILLPFMILPIYSVMKGISPTYMRAAISLGCHPFASFWRVYFPQTYAGVGAGCLLVFILAIGYYITPALLGSPNDQMVSYFVAFYTNTSINWGMATALGGLLLLATVVLYLIYNRLVGASRLRLS; translated from the coding sequence ATGGCCATCGCCGTTCCACTGAACGCGGGCACCAGCCCCACCCTGAAGCAGCGGCTCAAGCATGCCGAGCGGGTCAACCGCTGGAAGGCTCAGGCGCTGATCGCGCCGCTGGTGCTGTTTCTGTTGCTGGTGTTCCTGGTGCCGATCGTGGCGCTGCTGTTCAAAAGCGTCAGCAACCCGGAAGTGGTGGGTGCCATGCCGCGTACTGTCGCTGCCGTCGCTGCATGGGACGGGCGCGGGTTGCCGGGTGAGCCGGTGTATAAGGCTGCCAGTGAAGACCTGGCCGAAGCCCGCAAGAATCAGACCCTGGGCGACTTGTCCAAGCGCCTGAACATGGAACTGGCCGGCTATCGCAGCCTGCTGACCAAGACCGCTCGTGCACTGCCGTTTGCCAGCGAGCCGGCCTCTTATAAAGAAGCGTTGGAAAACCTCGACGAGCGCTGGGGCGATCCAGCGTATTGGCAGGTGATCCGTCGCAACACCAGCAATGTCACCCCGTATTACTTGCTGGCGGCCGTCGATCATCGTATCGATGACCTCGGTGAACTGGCGCCGGCCACCCCCGACCAGGCGATTTACCTGGATATTTTCACCCGCACGTTCTGGATGGGTCTGGTGATCACCGCGATCTGCCTGGTGCTGGCCTATCCGCTGGCCTACCTGCTGGCGAACCTGCCGTCGCGTCAAAGCAACCTGCTGATGATCTTGGTATTGCTGCCGTTCTGGACCTCGATCCTGGTGCGGGTGGCCGCGTGGATCGTGCTGTTGCAGTCGGGCGGGCTGATCAACAGTGGCCTGATGGCCATGGGCATCATCGATAAACCCCTGGAGTTGGTGTTCAACCGTACCGGTGTCTACATCTCCATGGTCCATATCCTGCTGCCGTTCATGATTTTGCCGATCTACAGCGTGATGAAGGGCATCTCGCCAACCTATATGCGTGCGGCGATTTCCCTGGGCTGCCATCCGTTCGCCAGTTTCTGGCGGGTGTATTTCCCGCAGACTTATGCCGGTGTCGGCGCCGGTTGCCTGTTGGTGTTCATCCTTGCCATCGGCTACTACATCACGCCGGCGTTGCTGGGTAGCCCGAACGATCAGATGGTCAGCTACTTTGTCGCGTTCTACACCAACACCAGCATCAACTGGGGCATGGCCACGGCGCTCGGCGGGCTGCTGTTGCTGGCGACCGTCGTGCTTTACCTGATTTACAACCGGCTGGTGGGCGCCAGCCGCCTGCGCCTGAGCTAA
- a CDS encoding ABC transporter ATP-binding protein gives MSQVDSSAGASDVLVSFRGVQKSYDGENLIVKDLNLEIRKGEFLTLLGPSGSGKTTSLMMLAGFETPTAGEIQLAGRSINNVPPHKRDIGMVFQNYALFPHMTVAENLAFPLTVRGLNKSDVSDRVKRVLSMVQLDTFAQRYPAQLSGGQQQRVALARALVFEPQLVLMDEPLGALDKQLREHMQMEIKHLHQRLGVTVVYVTHDQGEALTMSDRVAVFHQGEIQQIAPPRTLYEEPKNTFVANFIGENNRLNGRLHSHTGDRCLVELGRGEKVEALAVNVGKPGEPVTLSIRPERVSLNGASEQCVNRFSGRVAEFIYLGDHVRVRLEVCGKNDFFVKQPIAELDPGLAVGDVVPLGWQVEHVRALDPLLEAN, from the coding sequence ATGAGCCAGGTCGATTCAAGTGCGGGGGCCAGTGATGTGCTGGTCAGCTTTCGTGGTGTGCAAAAGAGCTACGACGGCGAAAACCTGATCGTCAAGGACCTCAACCTGGAGATTCGCAAAGGCGAATTCCTGACCCTGCTCGGGCCGTCCGGCTCCGGCAAGACCACCAGCCTGATGATGCTCGCCGGGTTTGAAACGCCAACCGCCGGTGAGATCCAGCTGGCCGGGCGTTCCATCAACAACGTGCCGCCGCACAAGCGTGACATCGGCATGGTGTTCCAGAACTACGCGTTGTTCCCGCACATGACCGTTGCCGAGAACCTGGCGTTCCCGCTGACCGTGCGAGGCCTGAACAAGAGCGATGTGAGTGATCGGGTCAAGCGCGTCTTGAGCATGGTCCAGCTGGACACCTTCGCCCAACGCTATCCGGCGCAATTGTCCGGTGGCCAGCAGCAACGGGTGGCCCTGGCCCGGGCCCTGGTGTTCGAACCGCAGTTGGTGCTGATGGACGAACCTCTCGGTGCGCTGGACAAGCAACTGCGTGAACACATGCAGATGGAAATCAAACACCTTCACCAGCGCCTGGGCGTGACCGTGGTCTACGTGACCCACGACCAGGGCGAAGCCTTGACCATGTCCGACCGCGTGGCGGTGTTCCACCAGGGCGAGATCCAGCAGATTGCCCCACCGCGCACGCTCTATGAAGAGCCGAAAAACACCTTCGTCGCCAATTTCATCGGCGAGAACAACCGCCTCAACGGCCGCCTGCACAGCCACACCGGTGACCGTTGCCTGGTTGAGCTGGGGCGCGGCGAGAAGGTCGAGGCGCTGGCGGTGAACGTCGGCAAGCCTGGCGAACCGGTGACCCTGTCGATTCGTCCGGAACGGGTGAGCCTCAATGGCGCAAGCGAACAATGTGTCAACCGCTTCTCAGGGAGGGTGGCGGAATTCATCTATCTGGGCGACCACGTCCGGGTTCGCCTGGAAGTCTGCGGCAAGAACGACTTCTTCGTGAAACAACCGATTGCCGAGCTCGATCCCGGGCTCGCCGTCGGGGACGTGGTTCCGCTTGGCTGGCAAGTCGAGCACGTGCGTGCGCTCGATCCCCTTCTAGAGGCGAATTGA
- a CDS encoding sensor histidine kinase produces the protein MMRFCCLWVIGCLWLPLMAWAAPAPSAHGVQLNAEQREWLAQHPQLRVGLVLQAPYAQYDRRLQRLSGTNVELMQWLGKALNVELTWRNFQDLGQLETALREGEVDIAPGLNQTPGGLRLWQFSDPYMRVPQLIVGEQKGAEGVELEKLDARTRVAVRMPSATADYLRSNYPTLNLQGVPMERQALQLLLSQQARYAVVDEAQLGRLMVEPEFSELVVVGDIGLPQLLRVATRRDWPQLAEIVDAGLQAIPAKELEQLHSRWLKPKYPRLTETPGFWQNLTLLMLALLLSSVAIVFWQRRQQRALERRLRAAREDIAQRTASEEALRLTQFSIDQSTVGILWVNWDSHVRYANHAAETMLGYAPGAIIDRPLIDFEPGLHMDRWLNLWKRARASDEGPQSFETECVRADGSILPADVSLSFLRFRDAEYLVVYLNDVTERRRALAALRESEARLQGIAANVPGLVFRLERAPVTGQIDFAYISEGSESLVGYSPATLARSDTGLRSLVHPDDKAGYHRTQDQALDSDSDWSWQGRILTREGQERWAEIKAITRRLEDGAYVWDGIVWDITESKRIELELASSREQLRELSAHLESVREEEKARIAREVHDELGQMLTVLKLETSMCELAYAQLDPGLQERLNSMKRLIAQLFQLVRDVATALRPPILDAGIASAIEWQARRFEARTQIPCLVQVPDNLPPLSDAKAIGLFRILQEALTNVMRHAQAHTVELTLVQEGDELCLTVSDDGVGFIANTGRPTSFGLVGMRERVLIMGGQVSLESEPGEGTTLSVRVPLSGA, from the coding sequence ATGATGCGTTTTTGCTGCCTGTGGGTTATCGGCTGTTTATGGCTTCCCTTGATGGCGTGGGCCGCGCCCGCGCCATCGGCGCATGGGGTGCAATTGAACGCGGAACAGCGCGAGTGGCTTGCGCAACATCCGCAATTGCGGGTCGGCCTCGTATTGCAGGCGCCCTATGCGCAATACGACCGGCGCTTGCAGCGTTTGTCGGGTACCAACGTCGAGCTGATGCAATGGCTGGGCAAGGCGTTGAATGTCGAGCTGACCTGGCGCAATTTCCAGGACCTGGGGCAGTTGGAGACCGCACTGCGCGAGGGTGAGGTGGATATCGCCCCGGGCCTGAACCAGACGCCGGGCGGGCTCAGGCTCTGGCAGTTTTCCGACCCTTACATGCGGGTGCCGCAATTGATCGTCGGCGAGCAGAAGGGCGCCGAGGGCGTGGAGCTGGAAAAACTCGATGCCCGGACCCGTGTGGCGGTGCGCATGCCCAGCGCCACGGCCGATTATCTGCGCAGCAATTACCCGACGCTGAACCTGCAGGGGGTGCCGATGGAGCGCCAGGCCCTGCAATTGCTGCTGAGCCAGCAGGCCCGCTATGCCGTGGTTGACGAGGCCCAGTTGGGGCGGTTGATGGTCGAGCCTGAATTTTCCGAATTGGTGGTGGTGGGCGACATAGGTTTGCCGCAACTGCTACGGGTCGCCACGCGTCGGGACTGGCCGCAGTTGGCCGAAATCGTCGACGCCGGTTTGCAGGCGATCCCGGCCAAGGAGCTGGAGCAACTGCACAGTCGCTGGCTCAAGCCTAAATATCCGCGCCTGACCGAGACCCCCGGGTTCTGGCAAAACCTTACCCTGTTGATGCTGGCGCTGTTGTTGAGCAGCGTGGCCATCGTGTTCTGGCAACGTCGCCAGCAACGGGCGCTGGAACGGCGTCTGCGTGCCGCACGGGAGGACATTGCCCAGCGTACCGCCAGCGAAGAAGCCTTGCGCCTGACGCAGTTTTCCATCGATCAAAGCACCGTCGGCATTCTCTGGGTCAACTGGGACAGCCATGTGCGCTACGCCAACCATGCCGCCGAAACCATGCTGGGCTATGCACCGGGCGCCATCATCGACCGGCCCTTGATCGACTTCGAACCCGGCCTGCATATGGATCGCTGGCTCAACCTGTGGAAGCGCGCCCGGGCCAGTGACGAAGGGCCGCAGAGTTTCGAAACCGAGTGCGTGCGGGCCGATGGCAGTATCCTGCCGGCGGATGTGTCCTTGAGTTTCCTGCGTTTTCGCGACGCCGAATACTTGGTGGTTTACCTCAATGACGTGACCGAACGCCGGCGCGCGCTGGCGGCGTTGCGCGAAAGCGAGGCGCGCTTGCAAGGCATTGCCGCCAACGTCCCGGGGCTGGTCTTTCGTCTGGAGCGGGCGCCGGTGACCGGCCAGATCGACTTTGCCTACATCAGCGAAGGCAGCGAAAGCCTGGTGGGTTATTCCCCGGCGACCCTGGCCCGCAGCGACACCGGTCTACGCAGCCTGGTGCACCCGGACGACAAGGCCGGTTACCACCGCACCCAGGACCAGGCGCTGGACAGCGATAGCGACTGGTCATGGCAGGGCCGCATCTTGACCCGCGAAGGGCAGGAGCGTTGGGCCGAGATCAAGGCAATCACTCGTCGTCTCGAGGATGGCGCTTACGTCTGGGACGGAATTGTCTGGGACATCACCGAAAGCAAGCGCATCGAATTGGAACTGGCCAGCTCTCGGGAGCAGTTGCGCGAGTTGTCGGCGCACTTGGAAAGCGTGCGGGAAGAGGAAAAGGCGCGCATCGCCCGGGAAGTCCACGACGAGCTGGGGCAGATGCTGACGGTGTTGAAGCTTGAAACTTCCATGTGTGAGTTGGCCTACGCGCAACTGGACCCTGGTCTGCAGGAGCGGCTCAACAGCATGAAGCGCCTGATTGCCCAGTTGTTCCAGCTGGTACGGGACGTGGCGACTGCGTTGCGCCCGCCGATCCTCGATGCCGGCATCGCCTCGGCCATCGAATGGCAGGCCCGGCGTTTCGAGGCGCGTACGCAGATCCCTTGCCTGGTGCAGGTGCCGGACAATCTGCCGCCCTTGAGCGATGCCAAGGCCATCGGCCTGTTCCGGATTCTCCAAGAAGCGCTGACCAATGTGATGCGCCACGCCCAGGCGCATACTGTGGAACTGACGCTGGTTCAGGAAGGCGACGAATTGTGTCTGACAGTCAGCGATGACGGTGTAGGCTTTATTGCCAATACAGGTCGGCCAACCTCCTTTGGCCTGGTCGGCATGCGTGAGCGCGTGCTGATCATGGGCGGGCAGGTGTCCCTGGAAAGCGAGCCGGGAGAGGGTACGACCCTGTCGGTGCGGGTGCCGCTGAGTGGGGCCTGA
- a CDS encoding ABC transporter permease produces the protein MLSPYMSPVERVWFYTLRTLCGLILLFLILPVLVIIPLSFNSGSFLVYPLQGFSLQWYHDFFASAEWMRALKNSIIVAPAATLLAMIFGTLAAIGLTRGDFPGKALVMALVISPMVVPVVIIGVASYLFFAPLGMGNSFISLIVVHAVLGVPFVIITVSATLQGFNHNLVRAAASLGASPLTAFRRVTLPLIAPGVISGALFAFATSFDEVVVTLFLAGPEQATLPRQMFSGIRENLSPTIAAAATLLIAFSVILLLTLEWLRGRSEKLRTAQV, from the coding sequence ATGCTGAGTCCTTACATGTCTCCCGTCGAACGGGTGTGGTTCTACACCTTGCGCACCCTCTGCGGGCTGATCCTGTTGTTCCTGATTCTGCCGGTGCTGGTGATCATTCCGCTGTCGTTCAACTCCGGCAGCTTCCTGGTGTACCCGCTGCAGGGCTTTTCGCTGCAGTGGTACCACGATTTCTTCGCCTCGGCCGAATGGATGCGGGCGCTGAAAAACAGCATCATCGTGGCACCGGCGGCGACGTTGCTGGCAATGATCTTCGGCACGCTGGCGGCCATTGGCCTGACCCGTGGCGACTTCCCGGGCAAGGCGTTGGTAATGGCCCTGGTGATCTCGCCGATGGTCGTGCCGGTGGTGATCATCGGCGTGGCCAGCTACCTGTTTTTCGCGCCACTGGGGATGGGCAACAGTTTCATCTCGCTGATTGTGGTCCACGCCGTGCTGGGTGTGCCGTTCGTCATTATCACCGTGTCGGCGACCTTGCAGGGGTTCAACCACAACCTGGTTCGGGCCGCCGCCAGCCTCGGGGCTTCGCCATTGACCGCGTTTCGTCGGGTGACCCTGCCGTTGATCGCCCCCGGCGTGATCTCTGGCGCGCTGTTCGCCTTCGCGACGTCGTTCGATGAAGTGGTGGTGACCCTGTTCCTGGCCGGTCCCGAGCAGGCAACCCTGCCACGGCAGATGTTCAGCGGTATCCGCGAAAACCTCAGCCCGACCATCGCCGCCGCCGCGACGCTGCTGATCGCCTTCTCGGTGATCCTGCTGCTGACCCTGGAGTGGTTGCGTGGGCGCAGCGAGAAACTGCGTACTGCGCAAGTATAA
- a CDS encoding ABC transporter substrate-binding protein encodes MLRSLKFTALTLGMIGAASAMAAGPDLTVVSFGGANKAAQVKAFYAPWEAAGNGKIVAGEYNGEMAKVKAMVDTKSVSWDLVEVESPELSRGCDEDMFEQLDPALFGKAEDYVKGAIQPCGVGFFVWSTVLAYNADKLKTAPTSWADFWDTKQFPGKRGLRKGAKYTLEFALMADGVAPKDVYKVLAGKDGQDRAFKKLDELKPNIQWWEAGAQPPQYLASGDVVMSSAYNGRIAAVQKESNLKVVWNGGIYDFDAWAIPRGLDKTRAEAAKKFIAFSVAPQQQKTYSENIAYGPANTQAVPLLAKDVLTNMPTTPENIANQVQIDVSFWADNGEQLEQRFNSWAAK; translated from the coding sequence ATGTTGAGATCCCTGAAGTTCACAGCCCTGACCCTGGGCATGATAGGTGCGGCAAGCGCGATGGCGGCGGGCCCGGACCTGACCGTGGTGTCTTTCGGCGGGGCGAACAAGGCGGCTCAGGTCAAAGCCTTCTACGCACCGTGGGAAGCGGCCGGTAACGGCAAGATCGTAGCTGGCGAGTACAACGGTGAAATGGCCAAGGTCAAGGCCATGGTCGACACCAAGAGCGTTTCCTGGGATTTGGTGGAAGTCGAGTCCCCGGAGTTGTCCCGTGGTTGTGACGAAGACATGTTCGAACAACTGGACCCGGCCCTGTTCGGCAAGGCTGAAGACTACGTCAAAGGTGCCATCCAGCCGTGCGGCGTCGGTTTCTTCGTGTGGTCGACCGTACTGGCCTACAACGCCGACAAACTGAAGACCGCGCCGACCAGTTGGGCAGACTTCTGGGACACCAAGCAATTCCCGGGCAAGCGCGGCCTGCGCAAGGGCGCCAAGTACACCCTGGAATTCGCCTTGATGGCCGACGGCGTCGCGCCGAAAGACGTCTACAAAGTGCTGGCCGGCAAAGACGGCCAGGACCGTGCATTCAAGAAACTCGACGAACTCAAGCCGAACATCCAGTGGTGGGAAGCTGGCGCTCAGCCGCCGCAGTACCTGGCGTCCGGTGACGTGGTCATGAGTTCGGCCTACAACGGTCGGATCGCTGCGGTCCAGAAAGAAAGCAACCTGAAAGTGGTGTGGAACGGCGGGATCTACGATTTCGATGCCTGGGCCATCCCGCGTGGCCTGGACAAGACCCGCGCCGAAGCGGCGAAGAAATTCATCGCCTTCTCGGTGGCGCCGCAGCAGCAGAAGACCTACTCGGAAAACATCGCCTACGGTCCGGCGAACACCCAGGCAGTGCCGTTGCTGGCCAAGGATGTCCTGACCAACATGCCGACCACCCCGGAAAACATCGCCAACCAGGTGCAGATCGACGTCAGCTTCTGGGCTGACAACGGTGAGCAACTGGAGCAGCGCTTCAACTCCTGGGCGGCGAAGTAA
- a CDS encoding alpha/beta hydrolase family protein translates to MPSVYRLALPALCLSLILPSAFSVQASEPAPAATEQPAEEKPAERQPLLERSQEEAVALERQIPVQEQQRLQTGSDTFLALWKPANTSDPKGAVIIIPGAGETADWPQVIGPLRKKLPDVEWSSLSITLPDLQSDVIAPRVAETPAETKPADTAAAAPDATTAAPIEQVAGGEADAADPAVVETSEEHAKADAERIFARIDAALAYAEQQGARSIVLLGHGTGAYWAARYLNEKQPAQIERFVMVAAQTPVTAKPGLAELTPTLKLATADIFYTDKPLDRNAALERLQASKRLKGSTFSQVSLKALPNPSAEQEQLFRRVRGWLSPQKPGE, encoded by the coding sequence ATGCCCTCTGTTTACCGCCTGGCATTGCCAGCATTGTGCCTGTCGCTGATCCTGCCGAGTGCCTTTTCTGTACAGGCCAGTGAACCAGCACCCGCTGCGACGGAGCAACCTGCCGAGGAAAAACCGGCCGAACGCCAACCCTTGCTTGAGCGTAGCCAGGAAGAAGCGGTGGCACTCGAACGACAAATCCCGGTCCAGGAACAACAACGGCTACAGACTGGCAGCGATACGTTCCTGGCGCTCTGGAAACCGGCCAACACCAGCGACCCCAAAGGCGCGGTCATCATAATCCCCGGTGCCGGCGAAACCGCTGACTGGCCTCAAGTAATCGGCCCGTTGCGCAAAAAATTACCTGACGTCGAATGGAGCAGCCTGAGTATCACCCTGCCGGACCTGCAAAGCGACGTCATCGCACCGCGCGTGGCGGAAACACCGGCCGAAACCAAACCGGCCGACACGGCTGCCGCGGCACCGGATGCCACCACCGCAGCACCGATCGAACAGGTTGCAGGGGGCGAGGCCGATGCGGCAGACCCAGCCGTTGTCGAAACGAGCGAGGAACACGCCAAGGCCGACGCCGAGCGCATCTTCGCTCGCATCGATGCGGCGCTGGCGTACGCCGAACAACAGGGCGCACGCAGCATTGTGCTGCTGGGCCACGGCACCGGTGCCTATTGGGCGGCACGTTACCTGAATGAAAAACAGCCCGCGCAAATCGAACGCTTCGTGATGGTCGCCGCCCAGACCCCGGTCACCGCCAAACCCGGCCTGGCCGAACTGACCCCGACTTTGAAACTGGCGACCGCCGACATTTTCTACACGGACAAACCGCTGGATCGCAACGCAGCACTGGAACGCTTGCAGGCGAGCAAACGCTTGAAAGGCTCAACCTTCAGCCAGGTTTCCCTCAAAGCCCTGCCGAACCCGTCGGCGGAACAGGAACAGCTGTTCCGTCGGGTTCGGGGCTGGTTGAGCCCGCAGAAACCGGGGGAGTGA
- a CDS encoding TerB family tellurite resistance protein: MWWPGTLIGAGAGFAIASIPGAMLGALLGQALDRRLDLQSWAQLRERLGGRPALRNDELLFVLLGRLAKSDGRVVDGHIQQARQEMRALDLSEAAQRRAIAAFNRGKSGNDRLRGYLRRLSTQPHAAEGVLRACWRMVWADGRAGAGERELITRWGKWLGWTQQQVQALASDYEPQKLAPPSSGITYQEAMRLLGVSATSEPSQIKRAYRRLLSRHHPDKIAGSGATPLQVREATDKTRELHSAYRLIRERRDFR; encoded by the coding sequence ATGTGGTGGCCAGGGACTCTGATTGGAGCCGGGGCGGGCTTTGCCATAGCCAGCATTCCGGGGGCCATGCTGGGCGCGTTGTTGGGGCAGGCGTTGGATAGGCGCCTGGACCTGCAGAGCTGGGCGCAGCTACGTGAGCGCCTGGGCGGTCGTCCAGCGTTGCGCAACGATGAATTGTTATTTGTATTGCTGGGGCGGCTGGCGAAAAGCGATGGACGAGTGGTCGATGGCCACATCCAGCAGGCTCGCCAGGAGATGCGCGCCTTGGACCTGAGTGAAGCGGCTCAGCGCCGGGCCATTGCTGCGTTCAACCGCGGCAAGTCTGGAAATGATCGCTTGCGCGGTTATCTGCGTCGCCTCAGCACCCAGCCACATGCGGCTGAAGGTGTGTTACGGGCCTGCTGGCGGATGGTTTGGGCCGATGGTCGGGCGGGCGCAGGGGAGCGTGAATTGATTACCCGGTGGGGCAAGTGGCTGGGCTGGACGCAGCAACAAGTCCAAGCGTTGGCGAGCGATTACGAACCTCAGAAACTGGCGCCGCCTAGTAGCGGCATCACGTATCAGGAGGCGATGCGTTTGTTGGGGGTTTCTGCCACCAGTGAACCGTCGCAGATCAAGCGCGCTTACCGACGCCTGCTCAGTCGTCACCACCCGGACAAGATTGCTGGCAGCGGGGCGACGCCATTGCAGGTGCGTGAGGCCACCGATAAAACCCGGGAGTTGCATAGCGCCTATCGCTTGATTCGCGAGCGGCGCGATTTCCGCTAG
- a CDS encoding response regulator transcription factor, with amino-acid sequence MIRVLVAEDHTIVREGIKQLIGLAKDLQVVGEASNGEQLLETLRHVPCEVVLLDISMPGVNGLEAIPRIRALNNPPAILVLSMHDEAQMAARALKVGAAGYATKDSDPALLLLAIRKVAAGGRYIDPDLADRMVFEVGLTDTRPLHSLLSEREFSVFERLAQGANVNDIAQQLALSSKTISTHKARLMQKLNITSLAELVKYAMEHKLL; translated from the coding sequence GTGATCCGTGTACTGGTAGCCGAAGACCACACCATCGTCCGCGAAGGCATCAAGCAGTTGATCGGCCTGGCGAAGGATCTGCAGGTGGTGGGGGAGGCGAGCAATGGCGAACAGTTGCTCGAGACTCTGCGGCACGTGCCCTGCGAAGTGGTGCTGCTGGATATTTCCATGCCGGGAGTCAATGGCCTGGAGGCGATCCCGCGGATCCGTGCGCTGAACAATCCGCCGGCCATCCTGGTGCTGTCGATGCACGACGAAGCGCAAATGGCCGCCCGTGCGTTGAAAGTCGGCGCCGCTGGCTACGCCACCAAGGACAGCGACCCGGCCCTGCTGCTCCTGGCGATTCGCAAGGTCGCGGCCGGAGGGCGTTACATCGACCCGGACCTGGCCGACCGCATGGTCTTCGAAGTCGGCCTGACCGACACCCGCCCGTTGCATTCGCTATTGTCCGAGCGCGAGTTCTCGGTCTTCGAGCGCCTGGCCCAGGGTGCCAACGTCAACGACATTGCCCAGCAACTGGCCCTGAGCAGCAAAACCATCAGCACCCACAAGGCGCGGTTGATGCAGAAACTCAACATCACCTCATTAGCGGAACTGGTGAAGTACGCGATGGAGCACAAGTTGCTCTAA